The Tolypothrix sp. NIES-4075 DNA window TTGTCAGCAACAGGATCGCGGTGGTACTCCTTTCACTCAATCAGTACAAACATTTTACGCTTTAGCCGAAGCTTTGCAAGAAATGGATGAAGCAGGAGGTTGGCGTGCAAGACATGCACATTATACCAAACTCGCGAACTTGGTAAGAAACGGTTTAGGAGAAATGGGAATTGAACCGTTACTTCCTTCAGAAAATTCATCTGTTGTATTGAGTGCTTATTATCTGCCAGAGGGCTTTAGTTATGAAGAGTTTCACGACAAATTGAAAGCGCAAGGCTATGTGATTTATTCTGGACAAGGGGATTTAGCAAAATCTATCTTTCGAGTCTCGACAATGGGAGCGATTACTTCTGCTGATATGGAACGCTTTCTGGCAGTTGTAAAACAGATTATTTAGGGTAAGGGGAAAGGAGAAACCCCTCCCCAATCTAGTTAAAAGACTGATGAATCTCTCTCAAAGACTGATGAATCTCCCTCAAAGACTGATGCATCTCCCTCAAAGACTGATGAATCTCCCTCAAAGACTGATGAATCTCCCTCAAAGACTGATGAATCTCTCTCAAAGACTGATGAATCTCTCTCAAAGACTGATGAATCTCTCTCAAAGACTGATGAATCTCCCTCAAAGACTGATGAATCTCCCTCAAAGACTGATGAATCTCCCTCAAAGACTGATGAATCTCCCTCAAAGACTCATTAATGAGGTTCTGATACTCATTAATGAGGTAAAAAGACTCTTTAATGAGGTTCTGATACTCATTAATGAGGTTCAAAGACTCATTAATGAGGTAAAAAGACTCTTTAATGAGGTTCTGATACTCATTAATGAGGTAAAAAGACTCATTCTTCGTTCCCATGCTTTGCGTGGGAATGCCTTTATGTGGGCTGCTGCCTCGAAGGAAGGTTAAAGAAAGTTATAATTTTTATCTAGCAAACACAAATGCTGTAACTTCTTCCAATACTTTCAATGCTTGCAGGGAACCTTTAATTAAGCGAGTAGCGGCAATAGGTTGACGAATCATACTTATAGCTAAAGGCAAAGCTTGAAGCGAACCATCAGAATTTATTGCTGATGTTAAATCAGGTATATCGTGCCCAGAGTCGTCGCTGACTACTCGCAGCATTGCCACTTCTACACCTGCTTGATGAAAAAATTCTAGAGCCGCAAATCCTTCCATATCAACAACATCAGCTTTAGATATTTCGCTCAAATGCAGCTTTTCTTTAGCAGAACAAACTACGCGATCGCTTGTTAACCCCTTCACCAAAGAAACCTTATCTTGAAGATGTGCGTAAAGTTCTGCTGTGAAGGAGCGATCGCACTGTTGTACTTTCGTTTCATATACACATTCTTCATATAACACAATATCGCCGACTTTCAAGCGATCGCGCAAGCTGCCACATAAACCCATCACCAGAACTTTTGTTTGGGGATTCCACAATTTATCTTGACAAGTTTGCAAATATCTGCTTACAGCTTGACCACCCACAGGAATTGGTATTACATTTTGTTTCGAGTTTAAACCCCGACATACAGCTTTATACTCTGCTCCCTGAGGAACCACAATTATAGGGAATGTTGATTGATAAAACATACGTTTACGTAGTGAGCGCTTCAGCGCTCAATCACTACTCATACTCATCCCAACCATTACCATAATCTTGCACCGAATATTGAACCCAACAATCGCGCAGCCATTGTCGTCCATATTCTTGCAGATACCAATGAACACTACTATGAACCCAATCGTAAGGAGATTGTACCCAACCGTGTTTAACACAGTTGTAATGAATATAGTTGAGAGTATTATAATAGTGCGTTTGGGAGCGAATAGCGCGATCGCTATATCGATACCAAACTTTTCGTTGACGTAGATTATCCTCCAGATTCCATTGACGAGAAGTCACACCATGAATTGAGCGAAATAAATTACCCAAAACATCAAAATTTACAATATGTACTAAAAGATGATAATGATTAGGCAGAATAACCCAAGCAAGGATTTCCACATCCTGAGCAATAAATTGCTCAAATAGCATATCTAGTAGTTCCTGGCGCCGAGATTCTGAGTGAAGATGACACTTATGTTCATAGCAAGCTGCTGTTAACAAATAAAATGGTCGATCTCGCACTGTATGTGGTGGTGAATGAGGTGGATAACCACGACTTAAGCGTTGTTTAACTAATTCTGCCTTTTCTTCTGGTGTTAATTTGCGATATTCGTACATAAACCGTAGTGAGCGCTTCAGCGCTCAAATGAATAATGGTGCCGTAGTGAGCGCTTCAGCGCTCAAATGAATAATGGTGCCTTATAGTAGTGTTCCCAAAAACACGGTGTAAGAAAGCACTGAAGTGCTTACTACGGTAAGAAAGTAAGAAAGCACTGAAGTGCTTACTACGGTAAGAAAGAAAGCACTGAAGTGCTTACTACGGTAAGAAAGTATTTTTCGTGCTTAGTACGGTTTAAAGGATTCGCATTCCTTTGGTGATTAATGTACGATCACTAATAATTCGTCCGCATGATGATTTTGCCAGATGATACCTCATAACTCAAAATCCGCACGAGAGCGCTTTAATATTTCTAAGTTAGCGATTCAATTTTCGTGGCTGACGCTTTCGTTTTGGATTGCGGTGACGGTAGCTGGACTTTTGGCTTTCAGTTCTCTCAAATATGCTTTGTTTCCTGATGTTACCTTTCCGGTGGTTGTGGTAAATGCTTCTGCACCGTTAACAACGGCTTTGGATACGGAAGCTAAGTTAACTCAACCTGTGGAAATGCGTTTGCGTGAACTTCCCGGTCTTGATGATATTCGCTCTTCGTCGTATCCCGGTCAAAGTGTGGTCAGTTTGTCTTTTGATGTTGGTACGAATTTGGAAAAATCGACGAAGGAAGTCGAAACTAGATTGAAGCAAGTAAGTTTGACTGAAGGAGCAAGTTATAAGGTTATTCCTTTAAATTTGAATGAGTCGGCAGCGATTAGTTATGCGGTTGAAAGTGACGATCGCAATTTAACAGATTTAAGTAAACTAACTAAAGAGAAAATTGTGCCGGCGATCGCTCGCATACCAGGAGTCCTAAAAGTCTCTTTGTTAGGCGCACCTGTTGATGTTACTTCAGAAGCATCTATACCAACAGGGGGAGCAACATTAGTTAGGTTTAATGGTAAAGATGCTTTAGCATTTCAAGTCATCAAACGCGGTGATGCCAACACTTTAGAAGTTGTCAGTCGGGTAGAAAAAGAAGTCAAAAAACTGCAATCTACTCTTAAAGATGTCAAACTTACCTTAGCAGCCACCCAAGCAGAGTATATCCGCAACGCTACCCAATCTACAATAGATGCGTTAATTGAAGCGATCGCTCTAGCGGTAGTTGTGATATTTCCTTTTTTATGGAACTGGCAAGCTACTTTCATTTCTGCATTAGCGATTCCCGTCTCTATGTTGGGAACGTTTATTGTTATGGCTTTGTTTGGCTTCAATTTAGAGACGATTACACTGCTAGCTTTAGCTTTGGTGATTGGTAGTATAGTTGATGATGCGATCGTTGATGTAGAAAACATCATGCGACACATCCAAGATGGTCAAAGTCCCCGTCAAGCTGCACTTTTAGCGACAAATGAAATTGGTTTGACTGTCACCGCTGCCACTTTCACAGCCGTAGCAGTTTTTCTCCCCATAGGTTTGATGGGTGGCACGATAGGTCAATTTTTCAAACCTTTTGGTATCACTGTTTCCGCAGCGATGCTGACTTCTTTGCTAGTAGCGCGTACTTTATCCCCTGTTTTAGCTCTTTACTGGCTAAAACCGACTTCTTCGCGTCCTCCTCGTCAAACTAGCAACATCGGCGCAAGTTTTAACCAATCATACCGCGATTTACTTTGCTGGTCTTTAAACCATCGCCGGATTGTTATGGGTTTAGCTGCACTCAGCTTGATTGCCGGGATCGCGTTAATTCCCCTGATTCCCAAAGGATTTATTCCCAAACTAGATCGCGGTGAGTTTAATATTGTTTATACCGCTCCTTTGCCAAATATATCAGAATTAGAAAAGCAAGGAAACGCAGTACTAGGAAGCTTGTTAGGTGAAGAAGAATCTCCAGTTTTTGATTCGCGATCGGCTATTTCCAATCCTTTAAATGATTCTCTCGAAGTTGCCAAGAAATTAGAAGAAGTAGTCAGAAAATCCCCAGCAGTACAAACCGTATTTACTACCGTCGGTTCTCGCGAAGGTGAGCCGAATAAAGGTACACTTTATGTCAAACTAAAAGATAAGCGTGCGATCGCCACTTTAGAATTGCAAGAGCAATTTCGTACATCTTTGCCAAATCTTTCTGGTGTGACTACCAGCGTGGAAGATATTCCATTTGTCGATAGCGGTGGTCAAAAACCGCTACAAGTCGCATTGCAAGGTAATGACTTGAAAGCTTTGAATACAGCCGCAAAAGCGATTAAAGACAAGATAGTGAAAATACCGGGATTTGCTGATGTGACGGTAACAGGTGAAACAAACCCCCCAGATACAATCTTTCAAATTGAGCGTTTGAACAATCAGCGGGTAACTTATATCAGTGCGAATCTGGGTAAAGAATTGTCTTTGGGTGATGCTACCGATAAATTAGTAGCGATCGCTAAAAAGGTGATTCCTCCAGGTGTTACCTTAGATTTGGGAGGAGATTCTGCCAGCGTAAACCAAGTTATTAGCAGTTTCGGCACAACTTTGGCAATGTCTGCTTTATGCATTATCGCGGTATTGATTTGGCTGTTTAGAAGCTGGGTAGATCCGTTGGTAATTGGCGTTTCTTTGCCTTTAGCAATTGTAGGTGCTTTATTGGCGCTACTGATAACTAAAAGCGATTTTGGAATGATTTCGCTAATCGGCTTTGTCTTTTTGCTGGGAATCAGCAATAAAAATGCCATTCTGATTGTAGATTATATTAACCAATTGCGCGATGCGGGCTTAAACCGCACAGCGGCGATTCTCAAAGCAGGACCCGTGCGCTTGCGACCAATTATGATGACTACTGCGGCGACAATTTTAGGAATGGTACCGATCGCTTTAGGATTAGGTGCAGGTTCGGAATTGCGATCGCCAATGGCTGTTGCGATCGCTGGAGGGATAATTAGTTCAACTATATTAAGTTTGATTGTTGTGCCGGTGCTTTACACTCTGATGGATGATTTGTTTCCCCGCTTGAAGAAGAGGGGGGGAGAGGGAGAGGGGAAGAGGGGGAGAAATAAATGAGTGTTTTTGTTACAGGTGGTACGGGTTTTGTCGGTGCTAATTTGGTGCGGTTGCTATTACAAGAGGGATACTCTGTGAAAGCGCTGGTGCGTCCAAACAGCAATTTGGGAAATCTTCAAGGACTGGATGTAGAAGTTGTCAAAGGTGATTTAAACGACTTAAATTTATGGCAACAAATGCGCGGTTGTCAGTATCTGTTTCATGTCGCGGCTCATTATTCACTTTGGCAAAAAGATAGAGAAGCATTATACCAGAATAATGTATTAGGGACGCGCAATGTTTTAGCCGCAGCAAAAAAAGCAGGTATTGAGCGTACTGTTTATACTAGTTCGGTGGCTGCGATCGGCGCGGGTAAATTCGATCAAGTTGTTGATGAAACTTATCAAAGCCCTGTAGAGGAACTTGTTGGGGACTACAAGAAGTCTAAGTTTCTAGCTGAACAAGAAGCAATGCAAGCAGCTAGTAGAGGTCAGGAGGTGGTTGTAGTTAATCCTAGCAGTCCGATTGGACCATTGGATATCAAACCAACGCCAACAGGAGATATTATTCTGCGGTTTTTACGGCGTCAAATGCCAGCATATTTAGATACAGGTTTAAATTTTATCGATGTGCGTGATGTAGCAAGGGGACATTTACTCGCATTGCAAAAAGGAAAATCAGGCGATCGCTACATCTTAGGACATCAAAACCTCACCTTAAAAGAACTACTTGACGAACTAGCGCAAATTACAGGTTTAAGCGCACCTCAACGTACTGTACCAGCTTGGCTACCTTTAAGTGTCGCTTGGGTTGATGAAAAAATTCTCGCACCCTTAGGTAAACAACCTTCCGTTCCCCTAGATGGTGTCCGCATGGCAAAGCAACGCATGTACTACAATGCATCAAAAGCAGTACGAGAATTAAACTTACCTCAATCATCTTTGAATACCGCACTCAAAGATGCTGTAAACTGGTTTGTCTCTCACAAATACGTCAATTTATAAAAGCTCGTAGTAAGCACTAAAGTGCTTAAAACGGTCATATTTTTATCCGAGGAGTGATACGAGAAATGACAATTAACTTACAACAAGCAATGGATATCGGGAAGTATCTCGTAACCCAGCGTCTCTTAGGACGCAAACGCTTCCCTCTAGTCTTAATGTTAGAACCGTTATTTCGTTGCAACTTAGCTTGTACAGGTTGCGGTAAAATCCAACATCCCACAGACATACTCAAGCAAAACCTTACCCCCGAACAATGTTTTAAAGCAGTGGAAGAATGCGGGGCACCGGTTGTTTCCATTCCTGGGGGAGAACCGCTATTACATCCCCAAATTGGTGAAATTGTCAAGGGATTAGTTGATCGCAAAAAGTATATTTATCTGTGTACTAATGGCTTGTTGTTAGAAAAAAGCCTGGATAAATTTCAACCTTCTCCTTATTTAACCTTCACTGTACATCTAGATGGATTGCGAGAATGGCACGATCAATGTGTCGATCGCAAAGGTGTTTTTGATACTGCTGTCAAAGCGATTAAAGCTGCGAAAGCTAAAGGATTTCGGGTTGCGACTAACACGACTATCTTTGAAGGTGTCGATCCCAAACAAACGCAAGAGTTTTTTGACTTTCTGGGAACGTTGAATATTGACGGAATGACAATTTCTCCAGGTTACAGCTACGAATGGGCGCCAGATCAAGAACATTTTTTAGGACGCGAACAAACACGCGCTCTTTTCCGCGAAATTCTCGCACCCTTCAAAGCAGGTGAGAAAAAATGGGACTTCAATCACAACCCGCTTTTTCTCGATTTCTTGACAGGTGAAAAAGACTATGAATGTACACCTTGGGGTAGTCCTAGTTACAGCGTCCTCGGTTGGCAAAAACCTTGTTATCTGCTAAATGAAGGTTATTACAGCACCTTTAAAGAACTGCTAGAAAAAACAGATTGGAGTGAATACGGTCACAAGAGTGGCAATCCTAAATGTGCAGATTGCATGGTTCACTGCGGTTATGAACCTACCGCAGCATTGGATGCAATGCAACCAAAAAATATGGCGCGATCGCTTGGTAGTGTATTAGGGATGAGCTAGAAAGCTTTGGGGAATGCGATCGCCTTTTACAACCCAGGAGTCAGAATCTTTATTTGGTAACTTCTGACTCCTAACTCTTAAAAACGCGCAATAAAGTAAATTAGAAACAGGTAAGTTATATGGCTTATAGCGATTTTAAGCTGAGTGAACTTATCAAAACTTTTGGGTTAACAATTAGTGAAAGCTCAGGATTGTTTGCTAACGTACCAGAAGTTGATTATAGCGATATTTTAGCAACGCTCCTTCAGGAAAATGTTGATTTAGCGGTTTCTATCAATACAGAAAAAGCTCGTTCAGAAATGATAATTGCTCCGATTTTATTAGAATTGAGGCGCAAGTTCAACTATCAAATTGGTTTATTTTCTGGAGTAGATTTTAACGTCGATAACGAACGCGGATTAAATGGCTTTTGTGATTTTATTATCAGTCTTTCCAAAGAACAGCTTTTAGTTCGCGCTCCAGTAATTACCCTTGTAGAAAGCAAGAATGAAAATCTTAACTTTGGCTTGGGACAATGTGTGGCAGAAATGATAGCAGCACAATTATTTAACCAAAAGGAAGAAAATGAAATTCCGATTATTTATGGTGCTGTAACTATTGGTACGATTTGGCAGTTTCTTAAACTGAAAGATAAAACAATATTTATTGATTTAAGTCAATATTATATAAAAGATATTAAGAAAATTCTCGGTATTTTATCAAGTGCGATTAGTCAAGATTAATTAGCACTCTTAGTGCGAGTGGAAAGACGCGATCGCTGCTTTTATCAACAAATCTGTGTTGACCTTGTGTATACAATATTTGTATATTCATTGTATGGACACAAGCGGAAATTGATGCAAAAGCAATCAGGTGAATCGGTGAATCGAAACCGTGATGTAACCATCAACATCCGGGTACACCAAGCGCAACGCGATTTAATAGATCGTGCAGCAGAAGCTGTTGGCAAGAACCCTTAAAAACTCTGCGATCCTCTGCGGAAACCTCTGCGATCCTCTGCGTTTCAAAAATATATAAATCCGCTCCGATCCGCTTGAAAACGACTATCAACCAACACCTTTGCTAATTTACGCTGTTTACAGAAGAGGTCGCTTTATACCAGCAAAGGTGCGCTACTTTATGGATTTTCTTGCCTCAGAGTTCCAAATTGACCCTTGGGTATCAAATTACGGTCTCAGATTACTTAAATGATTATTACAAAGCATTCTCAACAGCTGCCGTGGCAATTACGCAACAGCTAGACTAGAACCATCAGGTAACAATTAAAGGAATATATGATGAGCGATCGCGATTACACATTAATCCTTGACAAAAGCGGTAGCATGTCCACCCCAGACCAAGCCGGTGGTAGAAGTAGATGGGAAATAGCTCAAGAATCCACTCTCGCTTTAGCAAGAAAATGCGAACAGTTTGACCCCGATGGACTTACAGTATATGTATTTTCTGGCAGATTTAAACGTTACGATGATGTCACATCTGCCAAA harbors:
- a CDS encoding REP-associated tyrosine transposase: MYEYRKLTPEEKAELVKQRLSRGYPPHSPPHTVRDRPFYLLTAACYEHKCHLHSESRRQELLDMLFEQFIAQDVEILAWVILPNHYHLLVHIVNFDVLGNLFRSIHGVTSRQWNLEDNLRQRKVWYRYSDRAIRSQTHYYNTLNYIHYNCVKHGWVQSPYDWVHSSVHWYLQEYGRQWLRDCWVQYSVQDYGNGWDEYE
- a CDS encoding efflux RND transporter permease subunit — its product is MIPHNSKSARERFNISKLAIQFSWLTLSFWIAVTVAGLLAFSSLKYALFPDVTFPVVVVNASAPLTTALDTEAKLTQPVEMRLRELPGLDDIRSSSYPGQSVVSLSFDVGTNLEKSTKEVETRLKQVSLTEGASYKVIPLNLNESAAISYAVESDDRNLTDLSKLTKEKIVPAIARIPGVLKVSLLGAPVDVTSEASIPTGGATLVRFNGKDALAFQVIKRGDANTLEVVSRVEKEVKKLQSTLKDVKLTLAATQAEYIRNATQSTIDALIEAIALAVVVIFPFLWNWQATFISALAIPVSMLGTFIVMALFGFNLETITLLALALVIGSIVDDAIVDVENIMRHIQDGQSPRQAALLATNEIGLTVTAATFTAVAVFLPIGLMGGTIGQFFKPFGITVSAAMLTSLLVARTLSPVLALYWLKPTSSRPPRQTSNIGASFNQSYRDLLCWSLNHRRIVMGLAALSLIAGIALIPLIPKGFIPKLDRGEFNIVYTAPLPNISELEKQGNAVLGSLLGEEESPVFDSRSAISNPLNDSLEVAKKLEEVVRKSPAVQTVFTTVGSREGEPNKGTLYVKLKDKRAIATLELQEQFRTSLPNLSGVTTSVEDIPFVDSGGQKPLQVALQGNDLKALNTAAKAIKDKIVKIPGFADVTVTGETNPPDTIFQIERLNNQRVTYISANLGKELSLGDATDKLVAIAKKVIPPGVTLDLGGDSASVNQVISSFGTTLAMSALCIIAVLIWLFRSWVDPLVIGVSLPLAIVGALLALLITKSDFGMISLIGFVFLLGISNKNAILIVDYINQLRDAGLNRTAAILKAGPVRLRPIMMTTAATILGMVPIALGLGAGSELRSPMAVAIAGGIISSTILSLIVVPVLYTLMDDLFPRLKKRGGEGEGKRGRNK
- the hpnH gene encoding adenosyl-hopene transferase HpnH, whose amino-acid sequence is MTINLQQAMDIGKYLVTQRLLGRKRFPLVLMLEPLFRCNLACTGCGKIQHPTDILKQNLTPEQCFKAVEECGAPVVSIPGGEPLLHPQIGEIVKGLVDRKKYIYLCTNGLLLEKSLDKFQPSPYLTFTVHLDGLREWHDQCVDRKGVFDTAVKAIKAAKAKGFRVATNTTIFEGVDPKQTQEFFDFLGTLNIDGMTISPGYSYEWAPDQEHFLGREQTRALFREILAPFKAGEKKWDFNHNPLFLDFLTGEKDYECTPWGSPSYSVLGWQKPCYLLNEGYYSTFKELLEKTDWSEYGHKSGNPKCADCMVHCGYEPTAALDAMQPKNMARSLGSVLGMS
- a CDS encoding 5'-methylthioadenosine/S-adenosylhomocysteine nucleosidase family protein, coding for MFYQSTFPIIVVPQGAEYKAVCRGLNSKQNVIPIPVGGQAVSRYLQTCQDKLWNPQTKVLVMGLCGSLRDRLKVGDIVLYEECVYETKVQQCDRSFTAELYAHLQDKVSLVKGLTSDRVVCSAKEKLHLSEISKADVVDMEGFAALEFFHQAGVEVAMLRVVSDDSGHDIPDLTSAINSDGSLQALPLAISMIRQPIAATRLIKGSLQALKVLEEVTAFVFAR
- the hpnA gene encoding hopanoid-associated sugar epimerase — its product is MSVFVTGGTGFVGANLVRLLLQEGYSVKALVRPNSNLGNLQGLDVEVVKGDLNDLNLWQQMRGCQYLFHVAAHYSLWQKDREALYQNNVLGTRNVLAAAKKAGIERTVYTSSVAAIGAGKFDQVVDETYQSPVEELVGDYKKSKFLAEQEAMQAASRGQEVVVVNPSSPIGPLDIKPTPTGDIILRFLRRQMPAYLDTGLNFIDVRDVARGHLLALQKGKSGDRYILGHQNLTLKELLDELAQITGLSAPQRTVPAWLPLSVAWVDEKILAPLGKQPSVPLDGVRMAKQRMYYNASKAVRELNLPQSSLNTALKDAVNWFVSHKYVNL